The Clostridia bacterium genome includes a region encoding these proteins:
- a CDS encoding TrkA family potassium uptake protein yields MKSILLIGLSNFGRLVAKQLSELGHEVLAIDRDEERVNAVLPYVTDAQIGDSTNEVFLESLGINNFDVCIVAIGNDFQSSLETTSLLKELGGKLVVSRADREVQAKFLLRNGADEVINPEKQIAEWAAIRYSSDHILDYIRLDEEHAIFEVTVPKDWIGKSVGQIDIRKKYGINILAVKNNGDMNLSVTPETVLNEHKTMLVLGDRKALQKCFKI; encoded by the coding sequence ATGAAATCTATTCTGTTAATAGGCCTCAGCAATTTCGGCCGCCTGGTCGCGAAACAGCTCAGCGAGCTCGGTCACGAGGTGCTCGCTATCGATCGCGACGAGGAGCGCGTGAACGCCGTTCTCCCCTACGTCACCGACGCGCAGATCGGCGACAGCACGAACGAGGTGTTCCTCGAATCTCTCGGCATCAACAACTTCGACGTATGCATCGTGGCTATCGGGAACGATTTCCAAAGCTCCCTCGAAACGACTTCTCTGCTCAAAGAGTTGGGGGGCAAACTCGTCGTTTCCCGCGCGGACAGAGAGGTGCAGGCGAAGTTCCTGCTGCGCAACGGCGCCGACGAAGTCATCAATCCCGAAAAGCAGATCGCCGAATGGGCGGCTATCCGCTACTCCTCAGATCACATCCTCGACTACATACGGCTTGACGAAGAACACGCCATATTCGAAGTCACGGTTCCTAAAGACTGGATCGGCAAATCCGTCGGTCAGATTGATATCCGCAAAAAGTACGGCATAAATATCCTCGCCGTCAAGAATAACGGCGACATGAATCTTTCCGTCACTCCCGAGACGGTCCTCAACGAGCACAAGACAATGCTTGTCCTCGGCGACCGCAAGGCACTCCAGAAGTGCTTCAAAATCTAA